Proteins encoded within one genomic window of Dyadobacter chenhuakuii:
- the tal gene encoding transaldolase produces the protein MDNNKVKQIHDYGQSIWLDFIDRKIIFSGELKKLIDEDGVRGVTSNPAIFEKAISSSSDYDQDIARLTNEGLSTDEVFFGLAVSDIKLACDVLAPVYNQEDVVGADGYVSLEVSPFLARDTQATIKQARELWEQVDKDNVMIKIPGTQAGIIAIETAISEGINVNVTLLFSLIRYEAVVEAYISGLEKREKQGLPINHVSSVASFFLSRIDILVDPFLDKNGLGDLRGQVAIASAKTAYQIYKKLFSSERWKKLSEKGAVPQRLLWASTSSKDPAFKDTRYVEALIGPDTVNTIPLQTLEAFRDHGDPASRLEEDLDSAASILEKIKAGGIDMEAVAVQLENEGIDKFTEPFQKLLDAIEKQKEQAGV, from the coding sequence ATGGACAATAATAAGGTAAAACAGATACATGATTATGGCCAGAGCATCTGGCTTGATTTCATTGACCGCAAGATCATTTTCTCGGGAGAATTAAAGAAATTGATTGATGAAGACGGTGTGCGTGGTGTGACATCCAACCCGGCTATTTTTGAAAAGGCCATCAGCAGCAGTTCCGATTACGATCAGGACATTGCCCGCCTGACTAATGAAGGTCTGAGTACGGATGAAGTATTTTTTGGACTGGCTGTGTCTGATATCAAACTAGCATGCGATGTGCTGGCACCTGTATACAATCAAGAAGACGTGGTTGGCGCTGATGGCTATGTAAGCCTGGAAGTGTCCCCGTTCCTGGCACGTGATACCCAGGCTACCATCAAGCAGGCGCGCGAGCTCTGGGAGCAGGTTGATAAGGACAATGTAATGATTAAAATCCCTGGAACCCAGGCGGGCATTATTGCCATCGAGACAGCAATCAGTGAGGGAATTAATGTGAATGTTACCTTGCTTTTCAGCCTTATACGTTATGAAGCAGTCGTGGAAGCATATATTTCGGGACTGGAAAAAAGGGAAAAACAAGGACTGCCCATTAACCATGTTTCTTCTGTTGCGAGCTTCTTTTTGAGCCGGATCGACATTTTGGTAGACCCGTTTTTAGACAAGAATGGGCTGGGTGATCTGCGCGGGCAAGTTGCCATCGCATCTGCAAAAACGGCTTACCAGATATATAAAAAACTGTTCAGCTCTGAGCGCTGGAAGAAGCTATCTGAAAAAGGTGCAGTACCGCAGCGGTTGCTGTGGGCGAGTACCAGTAGTAAGGATCCTGCTTTCAAAGACACCCGGTATGTGGAAGCACTCATTGGACCAGACACGGTCAACACCATTCCGCTGCAAACGCTGGAAGCATTCCGGGATCACGGAGATCCGGCAAGCCGCCTGGAAGAAGACCTGGACAGCGCAGCATCTATTTTGGAAAAAATAAAGGCCGGAGGGATTGATATGGAAGCTGTGGCTGTCCAGCTCGAAAATGAGGGAATAGACAAGTTCACCGAGCCTTTTCAGAAACTGCTGGATGCGATTGAAAAGCAGAAAGAACAAGCCGGAGTGTAA
- a CDS encoding TetR/AcrR family transcriptional regulator produces the protein MTDNKPKWNRRKEARPTEIIEAAMHVFIEHGFAATKLTDVASRAGIVKGTLYRYYETKEDLFRAVVQHAVSVNLQEIENAAKALRGSFVELVPDLLGRAAEKMSQSHIPALALLVISESHSFPDLAGIWHDNVVAKVLSMLTDLITEAQKRGEIRPGDPKAFAFSIVGPMVMAVLFQEVLGTGSNHLPDLATLAKQHAETILRGIIVTEV, from the coding sequence GTGACAGACAACAAGCCTAAATGGAACCGACGTAAGGAGGCTCGGCCGACTGAGATTATTGAAGCAGCCATGCACGTGTTTATTGAACACGGGTTTGCAGCTACTAAGCTAACCGACGTCGCTAGTCGTGCTGGCATTGTCAAAGGAACCCTTTATCGTTATTACGAAACAAAGGAGGACTTGTTTCGGGCGGTTGTCCAGCACGCCGTTTCGGTCAATCTGCAAGAAATTGAAAATGCGGCAAAAGCTTTGCGAGGATCTTTTGTGGAACTGGTGCCAGATCTATTAGGACGTGCAGCTGAAAAGATGAGCCAGAGCCACATTCCGGCTTTGGCCCTGCTCGTTATCAGCGAGAGTCATAGTTTTCCCGATCTGGCCGGTATTTGGCATGACAATGTTGTGGCCAAAGTCCTGTCAATGCTAACAGACTTAATTACAGAAGCACAGAAACGTGGTGAGATTCGTCCCGGAGATCCAAAAGCTTTTGCGTTCTCAATAGTTGGCCCCATGGTAATGGCTGTCTTATTTCAGGAGGTGTTAGGTACTGGGAGTAACCACCTTCCAGACCTAGCAACCTTGGCCAAACAGCATGCCGAGACAATACTAAGAGGGATAATCGTTACAGAGGTCTAA
- a CDS encoding FAD-dependent oxidoreductase, with product MTQKSTTQTGSKMTQTDILIVGAGPTGLAHALWLTKQGLKVRIIDKSSGPGETSRAMAVQARTLEFYRQLDMTDAVVSAGYKTPAMNMWVRGKRQAQVKLLDAGQEISPYPFVLVYPQDRHERLLVDRLQSLGIEVERQTELVSFEDKGDKVTALLKHKDGQEETCQALYLAGCDGARSPIRHQIGSGFEGGTYKQVFYVADVVATGVNPAGEAQIAFEKSEFILMMPYTNTNQYRLIGIVRDERAEHPENLTFEDVGHEAIKALNIKIEQVNWFSTYRVHHRVTDHFRKGRVFLLGDAAHVHSPAGGQGMNTGIMDAINLAWKLAAVVKGQAPDSLLDSYETERQAFAYTLVETTDRLFTFATAEGNFAEFVRNRISPLFISVAYKLESVREYMFRVVSQTTLSYHKSPLSIGKAGSVHGGDRLPWVPFSGNDNYDSLSTIQWQVHVYGEPKPDLKTWCDQHKLPLHTFAWQSAYQKAGLAQDATYLLRPDTYIALADPEGSVATLDQYFNERGINFNL from the coding sequence ATGACTCAAAAGTCAACAACTCAAACAGGATCTAAAATGACACAAACAGACATTCTCATTGTAGGAGCAGGCCCCACTGGCCTCGCTCACGCTTTATGGCTTACCAAACAAGGTCTTAAAGTTAGGATCATCGATAAGAGCAGCGGACCGGGCGAGACTTCTCGCGCCATGGCGGTTCAGGCCCGCACCTTAGAATTCTACCGGCAGCTTGATATGACTGATGCGGTCGTGTCGGCTGGCTATAAGACCCCGGCTATGAACATGTGGGTTCGTGGCAAGCGCCAGGCTCAGGTCAAATTGTTAGATGCCGGGCAGGAAATATCACCTTACCCTTTTGTCCTGGTATATCCCCAGGATCGCCATGAACGCCTGTTAGTAGACCGTTTGCAGTCATTAGGGATAGAAGTCGAACGCCAGACCGAATTGGTGTCGTTTGAAGACAAAGGAGATAAAGTTACCGCTCTCTTAAAGCATAAGGATGGGCAGGAAGAAACCTGCCAAGCGCTATATTTAGCTGGATGTGATGGCGCGCGTTCGCCGATCCGCCACCAAATTGGCAGCGGCTTTGAAGGCGGCACCTATAAGCAGGTGTTCTATGTGGCCGACGTAGTAGCAACTGGGGTGAATCCTGCCGGGGAAGCCCAGATTGCCTTCGAAAAGTCTGAATTCATTTTGATGATGCCTTATACGAACACAAACCAGTACCGGTTAATTGGCATTGTTCGTGACGAACGTGCCGAGCATCCCGAAAACCTTACCTTCGAGGATGTAGGTCATGAAGCAATCAAGGCCCTTAATATTAAAATCGAACAAGTGAACTGGTTCTCTACCTACCGGGTCCACCATCGCGTCACCGATCACTTTCGAAAAGGCCGTGTTTTCCTACTTGGCGATGCTGCGCACGTTCATAGTCCTGCTGGTGGCCAAGGTATGAATACGGGCATCATGGATGCAATCAACTTGGCTTGGAAGCTTGCGGCTGTGGTGAAAGGACAAGCTCCCGACAGCCTGCTCGACAGTTATGAGACTGAGCGCCAAGCGTTCGCTTACACGCTGGTAGAAACCACGGATCGTCTCTTCACCTTTGCCACAGCCGAAGGCAATTTTGCCGAATTCGTGCGTAACCGCATATCTCCGCTTTTCATCAGCGTTGCTTATAAGCTTGAAAGTGTACGGGAGTATATGTTTCGCGTCGTTTCTCAAACAACATTAAGTTATCATAAAAGTCCATTAAGTATTGGAAAGGCCGGTAGTGTCCATGGTGGTGACCGGTTACCTTGGGTACCCTTTTCAGGGAATGATAATTATGATTCGCTCTCAACAATACAATGGCAGGTACATGTATACGGTGAACCTAAACCGGATCTAAAAACATGGTGCGATCAACATAAACTTCCACTTCATACCTTTGCATGGCAATCGGCATATCAGAAAGCTGGTTTGGCGCAAGATGCGACCTATCTTTTGCGGCCTGACACTTACATTGCCTTGGCAGATCCGGAAGGATCAGTAGCTACACTTGACCAATATTTTAACGAGCGGGGAATTAATTTTAATTTATAA
- a CDS encoding HD domain-containing protein has product MNKRKIINDPVYGFISISSDLLYDLVDHPYFQRLRRIKQLGLADVVYPGALHTRFHHALGAMHLMGQALKVLQQKGHAISEPEFEAAQAAILLHDLGHGPFSHVLESVLLQHVAHESITLVMMKALNRQMEGRLDLAIQMFEGTYPRKFFHQMVSSQLDMDRMDYLNRDSFYTGVIEGSIGADRLIKMLDVSEDQLVVEEKGLLSIENFLHARRLMYWQVYLHKTLLSAQAMLTQLLQRARELSESGATLFATPDFARFLHNNYSLEDFDIHQDLLDSFNGLDDNDVWASVKGWRTHSDPVLSTLCTMLLNRQLFKITFYDAPPSEALLADLRGQLLEAGVAEEQMDYFLVSGETTNWAYAKELDPIRVKMKGGALLDIADASDIPTIKALTKIVRKYYVCWAKNVSLRG; this is encoded by the coding sequence TTGAATAAAAGGAAAATCATTAACGATCCCGTTTACGGGTTTATATCTATCTCTTCTGATCTGCTTTACGACCTGGTTGATCATCCCTATTTTCAGCGTTTGAGGCGGATTAAGCAACTGGGATTGGCAGATGTCGTTTATCCTGGCGCACTGCATACCCGCTTCCATCACGCACTGGGCGCCATGCACCTCATGGGACAAGCCCTCAAAGTATTGCAACAAAAAGGCCACGCCATTTCGGAACCAGAATTTGAGGCCGCGCAAGCTGCGATTTTACTCCACGACCTGGGTCATGGACCGTTTTCCCACGTTTTGGAAAGTGTTTTATTACAGCATGTTGCCCATGAATCTATTACGCTGGTGATGATGAAAGCTTTGAACCGGCAAATGGAGGGAAGGCTGGATCTGGCTATTCAGATGTTTGAGGGGACTTATCCCAGAAAGTTTTTCCATCAAATGGTTTCCAGCCAGCTGGATATGGACCGGATGGATTATCTCAACCGCGATAGTTTTTATACGGGTGTGATTGAGGGTTCTATCGGTGCCGACAGACTCATTAAAATGCTTGATGTGAGCGAAGACCAGCTGGTAGTAGAGGAAAAAGGCTTGCTTAGCATTGAAAATTTCCTGCATGCGCGGAGGCTCATGTACTGGCAGGTTTATCTGCATAAAACATTGCTAAGCGCGCAGGCCATGCTCACCCAGCTGCTGCAAAGGGCCCGTGAATTGTCGGAAAGCGGTGCAACATTATTTGCCACACCGGATTTTGCGAGGTTTCTGCACAATAATTACAGCCTTGAGGACTTTGATATACACCAGGATCTGCTCGATTCGTTCAACGGTTTGGATGATAACGACGTATGGGCTTCTGTAAAGGGCTGGCGAACACATAGTGATCCCGTTCTCTCGACGCTCTGTACCATGCTCCTGAACCGGCAGTTGTTTAAAATTACTTTCTATGATGCTCCCCCAAGCGAGGCATTGCTTGCTGACTTACGGGGACAGCTTCTGGAAGCAGGCGTTGCTGAGGAGCAGATGGATTATTTTCTGGTAAGCGGCGAAACAACCAACTGGGCTTATGCAAAAGAACTCGACCCGATCCGGGTGAAAATGAAGGGCGGCGCGCTGCTGGACATTGCCGATGCATCCGATATACCAACCATTAAGGCGCTCACTAAGATTGTACGCAAGTACTATGTATGTTGGGCTAAAAATGTATCTTTGCGTGGTTAG